In the Deltaproteobacteria bacterium genome, one interval contains:
- a CDS encoding UbiA prenyltransferase family protein produces the protein MNIRLNFLLLVRPYQHIKNLFVFAPLFFAGRVGNVQLVWNAFIAFAAFSLTAGAVYIFNDYHDMEKDRHHPEKRNRPLASGAASATQAFFLMAMLAAAGGGLISILGAVAFFILAAYAAMNIAYTLYLKHVAILDVITIAIGFVLRLFIGSAATGIPLSIWIVVMTFLLALFLALAKRRDDVLIYLDTGEKMRKIIDGYNIHFLNTAMGIMASVVIVAYTIYTTSEDIVEKFHSHYLYITVIFVILGILRYLQITLVMEDSSSPTRIIMKDRFIQWTLAGWIVCFAWILYL, from the coding sequence GTGAATATCCGACTGAATTTTTTGCTTTTAGTGCGACCTTATCAACATATCAAGAATCTCTTTGTCTTTGCACCTCTTTTCTTCGCCGGCAGGGTGGGGAATGTCCAGCTTGTGTGGAACGCATTCATTGCCTTTGCCGCCTTTTCGCTCACGGCCGGTGCTGTATATATATTTAACGATTATCACGACATGGAGAAGGACCGTCATCATCCGGAAAAGAGGAACCGACCCCTTGCCTCGGGTGCCGCATCCGCCACGCAGGCGTTTTTTCTGATGGCTATGTTGGCTGCCGCGGGGGGTGGGTTGATCAGCATCCTTGGAGCAGTTGCATTTTTCATTCTTGCTGCTTATGCTGCCATGAATATCGCCTATACCCTCTATCTAAAACATGTTGCAATACTCGATGTTATTACCATTGCTATCGGGTTCGTCCTCCGTCTCTTCATCGGGTCGGCGGCGACCGGGATCCCCCTTTCAATATGGATTGTTGTCATGACCTTCCTCCTTGCGCTGTTCCTGGCATTGGCAAAAAGGAGAGACGATGTGTTGATCTATCTGGACACGGGAGAGAAGATGCGGAAGATTATCGACGGCTACAATATCCATTTTCTCAATACAGCGATGGGGATCATGGCGTCCGTGGTGATCGTGGCATACACGATCTACACAACATCGGAGGATATTGTTGAAAAATTCCACAGTCACTATCTCTACATCACCGTTATTTTCGTCATCCTGGGGATTCTCCGTTATCTCCAGATTACGCTGGTCATGGAGGATAGCAGTTCTCCCACCAGGATTATAATGAAGGATCGTTTCATCCAGTGGACTTTGGCCGGATGGATTGTCTGTTTTGCATGGATCCTCTATCTGTAA
- a CDS encoding diguanylate cyclase — protein MTPWIFYLFLFTGALLSSLVTTPVAGHLALRLGCVDRPGGRKIHARNIPYFGGVAIFAGFMAVFLVTAIKFPDLLNMKEKAVTGFLCGGTLVLFTGLVDDFRSLRPRWKLGGQILAGISLAWAGVRIEFLTNPLGGNFHLGPVPGGIVTVLWVVAMVNAMNLIDGLDGLASGVALIGSLTLFAVAGHRGDLTGMVLTAVLAGSCLGFLRYNFFPARIFLGDAGSMFLGFVLSVVGIEGLQKGATMMALMIPLAALGVPVLDTLMAVIRRSKVKKNIFSADGEHLHHRLVRLGIREKKVVLLIYFFCIHLGLTAFVLTLIPSEYTLMMLALIAMGILFALKTLGFVEEKLAVRLRRSEQVAMVDRETGLPSFQYMSRRVIDEIRRCDRYGDHSFALLLFDLKGLQSRLSAFSDPEERRRCFQRIARFFEENVRATDVVSYMGGESFVVMTPEEGEGMSYLIERLQTIFDNTLAQEGTHPMTLKVRVVEYPGNGGIVQDLLRDAVEVA, from the coding sequence ATGACCCCCTGGATCTTTTATCTCTTTCTTTTTACCGGAGCGTTGCTCTCATCTCTTGTTACGACCCCGGTGGCCGGACATCTTGCCCTGCGGCTCGGCTGTGTTGACCGGCCGGGCGGGAGAAAGATCCATGCCCGGAATATCCCCTACTTCGGGGGTGTGGCGATCTTTGCCGGGTTCATGGCGGTTTTTCTCGTTACGGCGATCAAATTTCCCGATCTCCTGAATATGAAAGAAAAGGCGGTCACGGGATTTCTCTGCGGGGGGACCCTGGTCCTGTTCACCGGGTTGGTCGACGATTTCCGTTCTCTTCGGCCCCGCTGGAAATTGGGGGGGCAGATCCTGGCCGGGATTTCTCTTGCCTGGGCCGGTGTCCGAATCGAATTTCTCACCAACCCCTTGGGCGGGAATTTTCATCTCGGCCCGGTCCCCGGGGGGATCGTCACCGTTCTTTGGGTTGTGGCCATGGTCAATGCCATGAACCTGATCGACGGGCTTGACGGCCTGGCCTCGGGGGTCGCCCTCATCGGATCCCTGACGCTTTTTGCCGTGGCAGGGCACCGGGGCGACCTGACCGGGATGGTGCTGACGGCCGTACTGGCCGGGAGTTGCCTCGGATTTCTCCGGTATAATTTTTTTCCGGCCCGGATCTTTTTAGGGGATGCCGGGAGCATGTTTTTAGGTTTTGTCCTCTCTGTCGTCGGGATTGAGGGATTGCAGAAGGGGGCGACCATGATGGCCCTCATGATCCCCCTCGCTGCGCTCGGGGTGCCCGTGCTCGACACCCTGATGGCCGTGATCCGTCGAAGCAAGGTCAAGAAGAATATCTTCTCCGCCGACGGGGAACATCTCCATCACCGCCTGGTTCGACTCGGTATCCGGGAGAAGAAAGTCGTCCTCCTGATCTATTTCTTCTGTATTCACCTCGGCCTGACCGCCTTCGTCCTCACCCTGATTCCCTCGGAATACACTCTGATGATGCTGGCGCTGATTGCCATGGGAATCCTCTTCGCACTCAAAACCCTTGGCTTTGTCGAAGAGAAACTGGCCGTACGTCTCCGCCGGTCGGAACAGGTGGCCATGGTTGACCGGGAGACCGGCCTGCCCAGTTTTCAATATATGAGCCGACGGGTCATCGACGAAATCCGGCGGTGCGACCGCTACGGTGATCACAGCTTTGCCCTCCTACTTTTTGATCTCAAAGGGTTGCAGAGCCGTCTTTCCGCCTTTTCCGACCCGGAGGAGAGGAGACGGTGTTTTCAAAGGATTGCACGATTCTTTGAAGAAAATGTCCGGGCCACCGATGTAGTCTCCTACATGGGGGGGGAGAGTTTTGTGGTAATGACCCCGGAGGAAGGGGAAGGGATGAGCTACCTGATCGAACGCTTGCAAACCATATTTGACAATACACTGGCGCAGGAGGGGACTCACCCTATGACCCTGAAGGTGCGGGTCGTCGAATATCCGGGGAACGGCGGGATCGTCCAGGACCTTTTGCGCGATGCCGTGGAGGTTGCATAA
- a CDS encoding glycosyltransferase family 4 protein gives MNRIKVLHVHTLPIVSGSGINTYLTMKRTPRDRFEVSLACAPGGMLNYIVRGNGMAVHEVRNMVQPLHPVKDLRALFELVRILRREEITVVHTHNSKAGFLGRLAGKIAKTPVVIHTVHGFSFHDNEPWIRRVLFKRLERRAARWADRMIYISQPMIDWAEREGILQEGAYSKIYSGIDLEAFRKYDRAEQGRLRNELGLGMTDPVIGFVSKLWEGKGHTVALKAITGVLKKHPDVKLLLVGEGDLEPSLRERVREYGIEASVIFAGFRTKIAEITALCDFCILPSFYEGMGRVLLEAGASGKAVVATTVGGIPDVVVDGKTGILIPPGEPSLLAEAMLRLLNDPGLRLRMGENARRRIGEKFDAGTMVDEIVAVYDLCLKQKGIAVPELSLKRCDFEKVIANRKTG, from the coding sequence ATGAACCGGATCAAGGTCCTGCACGTCCATACCCTCCCGATCGTAAGCGGGTCGGGGATCAACACCTACCTGACGATGAAACGGACGCCCCGGGATCGTTTCGAGGTTTCTCTTGCCTGCGCCCCGGGGGGGATGCTTAATTACATTGTCCGGGGAAACGGCATGGCCGTTCACGAGGTGCGGAACATGGTGCAGCCGCTCCATCCGGTGAAGGACCTTCGGGCCCTCTTCGAACTGGTGCGGATTCTGCGCCGGGAAGAGATCACCGTCGTCCATACCCATAACTCCAAGGCGGGGTTCCTGGGCCGACTGGCCGGGAAGATTGCAAAGACCCCCGTAGTGATCCATACGGTCCACGGTTTTTCCTTCCACGACAATGAACCGTGGATCCGGCGGGTTCTTTTTAAAAGACTGGAACGGCGGGCCGCCCGATGGGCGGACCGGATGATCTATATCTCCCAGCCGATGATCGACTGGGCGGAACGGGAAGGAATCCTCCAGGAGGGGGCGTACTCGAAAATCTACAGCGGGATCGATCTGGAGGCCTTTCGTAAGTATGACCGGGCGGAACAGGGACGGCTCCGGAACGAACTCGGTCTCGGGATGACGGACCCGGTGATCGGTTTTGTTTCGAAGCTTTGGGAAGGCAAAGGACACACCGTCGCGCTGAAGGCGATAACCGGTGTGTTGAAGAAACATCCTGATGTAAAACTCCTCCTCGTGGGAGAGGGAGACCTGGAACCCTCCCTGCGTGAACGGGTCCGGGAATACGGGATCGAGGCATCGGTTATCTTCGCGGGATTCCGGACGAAGATTGCCGAGATCACGGCCCTCTGTGATTTCTGTATCCTTCCTTCCTTCTACGAAGGGATGGGCCGAGTCCTCCTCGAGGCCGGTGCCTCCGGGAAAGCCGTGGTGGCGACAACCGTCGGGGGGATCCCCGATGTCGTGGTTGACGGGAAAACAGGGATATTGATTCCTCCCGGGGAACCGTCTCTCCTTGCGGAGGCGATGCTCCGGCTTCTCAACGATCCGGGCCTGCGGCTTCGGATGGGGGAAAATGCCCGGCGGCGGATTGGCGAAAAGTTTGATGCCGGGACCATGGTCGATGAGATTGTTGCGGTGTACGATCTTTGCCTGAAGCAAAAAGGGATCGCCGTACCTGAATTATCTTTGAAGCGCTGCGATTTCGAGAAGGTGATCGCAAACCGGAAGACCGGATAA
- a CDS encoding glycosyltransferase family 9 protein: protein MISKIWSGKAGRILVIKAAGIGDLILAVPALRALRARFPEAVIDLLVTPKCVPLLERCLYVDHVFEIPTEGMQNRIVLSEIKPLFHLLRQLRSRQYDLAVNLYHLFSRRGAFRFRLLLQVVGAKFSVGRNTDGRGTFYDAAIDDSWEDPAFASRHEVDLNLDVVRLVGAEDPGEGLAFPVSDKDRSRVAGVLQAGEAGKRGSLRIVLNPGGDAVYKRWPAEYFASLADRLTERTGAEILIVGSEADRPVVERIISEMDHRPVDLAGKLSLPELAALFETCDLVVTNDTGPMHLAVAVGIPVVALFGPGKPGRYGPYGGEGFHHLLYHPVVCSPCTNFDCRDRDCLWSIRPEEVLKVVEETVAAGPRAAAAGEGPLVSLRGAEAALPHSNVVEFADRSARHGVA from the coding sequence ATGATCTCGAAAATATGGTCGGGCAAGGCCGGGAGAATTCTGGTGATCAAGGCGGCGGGAATCGGCGATCTGATCCTCGCCGTACCGGCTCTTCGTGCTCTCCGGGCACGCTTCCCGGAAGCGGTGATTGATCTTCTGGTGACACCGAAATGCGTTCCTCTTCTGGAGCGATGCCTTTATGTGGACCATGTTTTCGAGATCCCTACGGAAGGGATGCAGAACCGGATCGTCCTCTCCGAGATCAAGCCGTTGTTCCATCTTCTCCGTCAGCTCCGGAGCAGACAATACGATCTGGCGGTCAATCTCTATCATCTCTTTTCCCGCCGCGGTGCCTTCCGCTTCCGGCTGCTGTTGCAGGTGGTGGGGGCGAAATTTTCCGTTGGGAGGAACACCGACGGACGGGGAACCTTCTATGATGCCGCAATCGATGACTCCTGGGAGGACCCGGCCTTTGCCTCCCGTCATGAGGTTGACCTGAACCTTGATGTGGTCCGCCTCGTTGGGGCGGAAGATCCCGGAGAGGGGCTTGCGTTTCCGGTGAGTGATAAAGACCGTTCCCGTGTCGCCGGGGTTCTTCAGGCCGGGGAGGCGGGGAAAAGAGGAAGCCTTCGTATTGTCCTGAACCCCGGGGGCGATGCCGTCTATAAACGGTGGCCGGCGGAGTATTTCGCCTCCCTTGCCGATCGGCTGACGGAAAGGACCGGTGCGGAGATCCTGATCGTCGGTAGTGAGGCCGACCGTCCTGTTGTAGAACGGATTATCTCCGAGATGGACCATCGTCCCGTCGATCTGGCCGGAAAACTTTCCCTTCCCGAGCTGGCGGCGCTGTTCGAAACCTGTGACCTGGTGGTTACGAACGATACGGGCCCGATGCACCTGGCCGTGGCGGTCGGGATCCCCGTCGTGGCCCTCTTCGGACCGGGCAAGCCGGGTCGGTATGGTCCTTACGGGGGGGAGGGGTTTCATCATCTGCTTTATCATCCAGTGGTCTGCAGCCCTTGTACGAATTTTGATTGCCGGGACCGGGACTGCCTCTGGTCAATCCGTCCGGAGGAGGTCTTAAAGGTCGTGGAGGAAACTGTTGCCGCAGGGCCGAGGGCTGCCGCCGCAGGTGAGGGACCACTGGTTTCTCTGCGCGGGGCGGAGGCTGCCCTGCCGCACTCGAATGTCGTCGAATTTGCGGACAGGTCTGCCAGACATGGAGTGGCATGA
- the asnB gene encoding asparagine synthase (glutamine-hydrolyzing), with the protein MCGIVGIAGRPDPSLLSVMCRSIFHRGPDDEGVFLDRSVSLGMRRLAIIDLASGHQPIFNEEKSVCVVFNGEIYNYRELRRDLVRRGHEFSTFSDTEVIVHLYEDYGEDCLSRLQGMFAFALWDRRAERLLLVRDRLGIKPLVYAEQGDRLLFASEIRALLAADPSLNTLRTEAVDAYLSLLYVPAPMSIFRSVQKLLPGHCLTWHRGEINIRRYWTPPMPEAGEKVSFAEAKEQALALLRDAVRSRMISEVPLGAFLSGGMDSACIVAFLSECMSEPVKTFTIGYGEEDASYNELAEARIVADAFGTDHHEFILAPDVVSLLPEIIEAVGEPFADSSALPTFLVSRETRRFVTVALSGIGGDEIFLGYPRYLGARLSRLYDRVPSWIRRGVVPPLAERIPESTRSRNIGGWIKRFARGGLTDPAERYLDWTTFVTPQMKDSLYTDEFRELLPVEGGEARRAARLCLGGGDYVGNVVLHDLTTYLPSDLLLMGDAMSMNHSLELRVPFCDHRLVEFMSALPTSFRMRGLRLKGLMKEMMKGVLPSAILNRKKQGFMVPIGSWFRRDLEGYVREMLLAPRSTARGFFRPACLETMIADHFQGKRVMTHQIWALLSLEVWCRLYLDRERISHREGILTGAG; encoded by the coding sequence TTGTGCGGAATCGTTGGAATTGCGGGCAGGCCTGATCCATCCCTGCTGTCGGTGATGTGCCGGTCCATCTTTCATCGCGGCCCTGATGACGAAGGGGTCTTTTTGGATCGCTCCGTCTCCCTCGGAATGCGGCGCCTTGCGATTATCGACCTTGCCTCGGGACACCAGCCGATCTTCAATGAAGAGAAATCGGTCTGTGTGGTCTTCAACGGAGAGATCTACAACTACCGGGAGTTGCGGCGGGACCTTGTCCGGAGAGGCCATGAGTTCTCCACCTTTTCCGACACGGAGGTGATCGTTCATCTCTATGAAGATTACGGGGAGGACTGCCTTTCCCGTCTCCAGGGGATGTTCGCATTCGCCCTCTGGGACCGCAGGGCGGAACGTCTCCTGCTGGTCCGGGACCGCCTCGGAATCAAACCGCTGGTCTACGCCGAACAGGGGGACCGTCTCCTCTTTGCCTCAGAGATCCGGGCGCTCCTTGCCGCCGACCCATCGCTGAATACCCTGAGGACTGAGGCGGTCGATGCCTACCTGAGCCTTCTCTATGTCCCGGCGCCGATGAGTATCTTCCGTTCCGTCCAAAAGCTTCTTCCCGGCCATTGCCTGACCTGGCACCGGGGTGAGATCAACATCCGCCGTTACTGGACGCCCCCCATGCCTGAGGCCGGGGAGAAGGTTTCCTTCGCAGAGGCGAAGGAACAGGCCCTTGCCCTGCTGCGTGATGCCGTCCGGTCCCGTATGATCAGCGAGGTCCCCCTCGGTGCCTTCCTGAGCGGCGGGATGGATTCGGCCTGTATCGTCGCCTTCCTGTCGGAGTGCATGAGCGAGCCGGTGAAGACCTTCACCATCGGTTACGGAGAAGAAGATGCCTCCTATAATGAGCTGGCCGAGGCCCGGATCGTGGCGGACGCCTTCGGCACCGATCATCATGAATTTATCCTGGCTCCCGATGTGGTCTCCCTCCTTCCGGAAATCATCGAAGCCGTGGGGGAACCGTTCGCCGATTCCTCGGCCCTCCCGACCTTTCTCGTCTCCCGGGAGACCCGCCGTTTTGTGACGGTGGCTTTAAGCGGGATCGGTGGCGATGAGATTTTTCTCGGCTATCCCCGCTATTTAGGGGCGCGTCTTTCCCGCCTCTATGACCGTGTCCCGTCGTGGATTCGCAGGGGGGTGGTCCCGCCCCTCGCGGAGCGGATCCCCGAGAGTACCCGGAGCCGGAATATCGGCGGCTGGATCAAGCGTTTTGCCCGGGGGGGGCTTACCGATCCGGCGGAGCGTTATCTCGACTGGACGACCTTCGTGACTCCGCAGATGAAAGACTCCCTCTATACGGATGAATTCCGGGAACTGCTGCCGGTGGAGGGAGGGGAAGCCCGGCGGGCGGCCCGGCTGTGCCTGGGGGGAGGGGACTATGTCGGGAATGTTGTGCTGCACGATCTGACGACCTATCTCCCGTCGGACCTCCTTTTGATGGGAGATGCCATGAGCATGAATCATTCCCTGGAACTCCGGGTTCCCTTCTGCGACCACCGTCTCGTGGAGTTCATGTCGGCCCTCCCCACCTCGTTCAGGATGAGGGGGCTCCGTCTGAAGGGATTGATGAAGGAGATGATGAAAGGGGTCCTGCCGTCTGCGATCCTGAACAGGAAAAAACAGGGGTTCATGGTCCCGATCGGTTCCTGGTTCCGCCGGGACCTGGAGGGGTATGTGCGGGAGATGCTGCTGGCCCCGCGGTCGACGGCACGGGGGTTTTTCCGGCCCGCCTGTCTTGAGACGATGATCGCCGATCATTTCCAGGGGAAACGGGTCATGACGCACCAGATCTGGGCGCTTCTTTCCCTGGAAGTCTGGTGCCGTCTTTATCTTGACCGGGAACGAATCTCCCATCGTGAAGGTATTCTTACAGGAGCGGGTTGA
- a CDS encoding nucleotidyltransferase family protein, whose translation MRYFTVANKKKNHEPERRLMTLLNRITGLDREAIGTLLEKGRDWDSFCRTSVALLAAPLFYWNLKPWEGQEPIATELIPFLREEYLETLARNLYLFHECDTVLEKLAGKGIPVIPLKGAALARDLYPSIAVRPMFDIDLLVRREDLPAVDEVLRKNRYRPLSAPDPGKGFTYESHYIKETKAPVVLEIHWNLGEENRYRLDIDGIWSRAVPNAGGTGLAMSAEDTLLYLAQHFFKHYLFKRLIWLCDIHEWIGREDIRWDLLIERAQSQSIATFLFYTLKIYEDFYETDLPIRPESILKIGPLRKAVLNGYVRRFPMFRSVEKENYLRQRIFAFSCIDRMPDRLRFTMDALRRDRERRSA comes from the coding sequence TTGAGATATTTTACCGTGGCCAACAAGAAGAAAAATCATGAACCGGAGAGACGGCTCATGACCCTCCTGAACCGGATCACCGGACTCGATAGGGAAGCCATCGGAACACTCCTTGAAAAAGGGCGGGACTGGGATTCTTTTTGCCGGACTTCCGTCGCCCTCCTTGCCGCTCCTCTCTTTTACTGGAACCTGAAACCGTGGGAAGGGCAGGAACCGATCGCCACCGAACTCATCCCCTTTCTCAGGGAGGAGTACCTGGAGACCCTGGCCCGGAACCTGTATCTCTTTCATGAGTGCGATACCGTCCTGGAAAAGCTGGCCGGCAAGGGGATCCCCGTCATCCCCCTGAAGGGAGCAGCCCTGGCACGGGACCTCTACCCTTCCATCGCCGTCCGTCCCATGTTCGATATCGATCTCCTGGTCCGCAGGGAGGATCTTCCCGCCGTCGACGAGGTCCTGCGGAAGAACCGGTACCGTCCCCTGTCCGCTCCGGACCCGGGTAAGGGTTTCACTTACGAAAGCCACTACATCAAGGAGACGAAGGCCCCCGTCGTTCTCGAGATCCACTGGAACCTGGGGGAAGAGAACCGCTACCGGCTCGACATCGACGGGATCTGGAGCCGGGCCGTCCCGAATGCCGGGGGAACCGGCCTTGCAATGTCCGCCGAAGATACGCTCCTCTACCTGGCCCAGCACTTCTTCAAGCACTATCTCTTCAAGCGGCTGATCTGGCTCTGCGACATCCACGAGTGGATCGGGCGGGAAGATATCCGCTGGGATCTTCTCATCGAACGGGCACAGTCCCAGTCGATCGCCACCTTCCTCTTCTATACCCTGAAGATCTACGAGGACTTTTATGAAACGGACCTTCCCATCCGTCCGGAATCGATCCTGAAGATCGGCCCCCTCCGCAAAGCCGTCCTGAACGGCTATGTCCGCCGTTTTCCCATGTTCCGCTCCGTGGAAAAGGAGAACTACCTCCGCCAGCGGATCTTCGCCTTCAGTTGCATCGACCGGATGCCCGACCGTCTACGCTTTACAATGGATGCACTGCGGCGGGACCGGGAACGGCGGTCTGCCTGA
- a CDS encoding glycosyltransferase family 9 protein, with protein MIFHRMRSLLKKSLLSLRRGGLFLLVLCGAGRPKRKFPESPGRILVISQQRLGDAVLSLPCVSVLRGRFPGARILVLCPPAVREIFDLCPGVDDVMVGTCRGGLTGIRRLVRSLRENEFDLVIDLNTDGLLFPAFLAGLAGSGYSVGYGQDGRGVFFDEVVPGPDGEKHTVDRLLALLVPLGVENPSREVRLDLPGNATEPFRPGHPVGRKNEGIPLVGVHPGGTHWTQRWPVEYFAELSDLLIEKGSARVVLCGGPSDWEILRRVQERMRMRPEVAPPFPSLRDFAVFLSRLDLLICNNSGPLHLACAVGTKTFSFMGPTKAVQWWPQGMEHHVFRMNDLPCIGCNRGWCRVKTHDCMRGILPDEVFRAFRKAFRQTAVPGPAAVHPL; from the coding sequence ATGATCTTTCATCGGATGCGGTCCCTCCTGAAGAAATCCCTGCTTTCCCTTCGCAGGGGCGGGCTTTTCCTGCTCGTTCTTTGCGGGGCGGGAAGACCAAAAAGGAAGTTCCCGGAATCTCCCGGACGGATCCTGGTTATTTCCCAGCAGCGGCTCGGGGACGCCGTTCTTTCCCTTCCCTGCGTTTCCGTCCTGCGGGGCCGTTTCCCCGGCGCCCGAATCCTTGTGCTTTGCCCTCCGGCCGTCAGAGAAATCTTCGATCTTTGTCCCGGGGTGGATGACGTCATGGTCGGTACCTGTCGGGGAGGATTGACCGGGATACGGAGACTTGTCCGGTCGCTCCGGGAAAACGAATTTGATCTTGTTATTGACCTGAACACCGACGGGTTGCTCTTCCCCGCGTTTCTTGCCGGACTGGCCGGATCGGGTTATTCCGTCGGCTACGGTCAGGACGGAAGGGGCGTCTTCTTCGATGAGGTTGTGCCGGGACCGGACGGTGAAAAACATACCGTCGATCGGCTCCTTGCGCTCCTCGTGCCGCTGGGGGTTGAAAATCCCTCCCGGGAAGTCCGGCTGGATCTGCCGGGTAACGCCACGGAGCCGTTCCGGCCGGGTCATCCGGTGGGCCGGAAAAATGAGGGAATTCCCCTCGTCGGGGTTCATCCCGGCGGCACCCACTGGACGCAACGCTGGCCGGTGGAGTATTTCGCTGAACTGTCGGATCTCCTGATTGAAAAAGGATCGGCACGGGTTGTCCTTTGCGGCGGACCGTCCGACTGGGAGATTCTCCGCCGGGTACAGGAACGGATGCGGATGAGGCCGGAGGTTGCGCCCCCCTTTCCGTCCCTGCGGGATTTCGCGGTCTTTCTCTCCCGGCTCGATCTTCTGATCTGTAACAACTCCGGGCCCCTCCATCTGGCCTGTGCCGTGGGGACAAAGACCTTTTCTTTCATGGGGCCGACGAAGGCGGTTCAATGGTGGCCGCAGGGCATGGAACACCATGTCTTTCGTATGAATGATCTTCCCTGTATCGGCTGTAACCGGGGCTGGTGCAGGGTGAAGACCCATGATTGTATGCGGGGGATTCTCCCGGATGAAGTTTTCAGGGCCTTCCGCAAAGCGTTCAGGCAGACCGCCGTTCCCGGTCCCGCCGCAGTGCATCCATTGTAA
- a CDS encoding glycosyltransferase family 4 protein codes for MEKIMGDVPPEKKKILFVEHTAEMAGGGQQSLLVLLQRIDRTRFAPMVVLPEPGKLAGHLDRLAVPYRIIPFGTLRGLDILKAAGVVRRLVRVMREEGVDIVHTNASRSTFYAGLAARCSGIPLVWHVRIASREPVYDRFLYALASRVIAISRAVAGRFPWDRGRKVTVVYNGLDPNLYESGGRAEKRADSGLPGKVVIGLIGRIEPDKGGDKLIRALRKAREDGAGLHLLIVGERTPYRKDLERQAARLGLSGTVTFAGYREDIPGVMSSVDILALPSRTEAFGRVLIEAMACGKPVVAFAVDAVPEIVEDGVTGLLVPFGDVDALADAMRKLADDPALRLRMGEKGRERVREYFSLREHARRVELLYEEILAS; via the coding sequence ATGGAGAAAATAATGGGGGATGTCCCTCCTGAAAAAAAGAAAATCCTTTTCGTGGAGCATACGGCTGAGATGGCGGGTGGGGGGCAACAGAGCCTCCTCGTGCTGTTGCAACGGATTGACCGCACGCGTTTCGCCCCGATGGTTGTTCTTCCGGAGCCCGGGAAGCTTGCCGGGCATTTGGACCGGCTGGCCGTTCCATACAGGATTATCCCCTTCGGCACGTTACGCGGGCTTGATATTCTGAAGGCGGCGGGGGTTGTCCGGCGCCTGGTCCGGGTCATGCGGGAAGAAGGCGTGGATATAGTCCATACGAACGCATCACGTTCGACCTTCTATGCAGGGCTTGCCGCCCGGTGTTCGGGGATTCCCCTCGTCTGGCACGTCCGGATCGCGTCCAGGGAGCCGGTCTACGACCGTTTTCTCTATGCCCTGGCGTCCCGCGTAATTGCCATATCCCGTGCCGTGGCGGGCCGGTTCCCCTGGGATCGAGGCCGGAAGGTCACGGTCGTCTATAACGGGCTCGACCCGAATCTCTATGAATCAGGCGGGCGGGCGGAGAAACGGGCTGATTCCGGGCTGCCGGGAAAGGTTGTCATAGGGCTGATCGGACGGATCGAGCCGGACAAGGGGGGAGACAAGCTGATCCGGGCGCTCAGGAAGGCACGTGAGGATGGTGCCGGTCTCCATCTTCTGATCGTGGGAGAGCGGACGCCCTATCGTAAGGATCTGGAAAGGCAGGCGGCCCGTCTGGGATTGTCCGGTACCGTGACCTTTGCCGGTTACCGGGAAGATATCCCCGGCGTCATGTCTTCCGTTGACATACTGGCCCTCCCCTCCCGGACGGAGGCCTTCGGCCGTGTCCTCATCGAGGCGATGGCCTGCGGAAAACCGGTCGTGGCCTTTGCCGTCGATGCGGTTCCTGAGATCGTGGAAGATGGCGTGACGGGACTGCTCGTCCCCTTCGGGGATGTCGATGCCCTGGCGGATGCGATGCGGAAACTTGCGGACGATCCTGCCTTGCGGTTACGTATGGGAGAGAAGGGCAGGGAGCGTGTCCGGGAATATTTCAGCCTCCGGGAACATGCACGCAGGGTCGAGTTGCTCTACGAGGAGATCCTGGCCTCATGA